Proteins from one Telopea speciosissima isolate NSW1024214 ecotype Mountain lineage chromosome 1, Tspe_v1, whole genome shotgun sequence genomic window:
- the LOC122653702 gene encoding enoyl-CoA delta isomerase 1, peroxisomal-like, whose amino-acid sequence MCTLEKRGSIFLLTLTGADEHRLSPTLMDAILAALSRVRSESKETPASALVMTGEGKFFCNGLDVQWAKAGGTVDFSERLHILGSKFKALSTDILSLPMPTIAAISGHASAGGFIMALCHDYILMRKDRGVLYLSELDIGFLIPRYYMALIRSKVVLPAARRDTVLRAVKLTAEEALARGIIDSAHGTVGETVNAALRLGEELASRKWNGELYALMRKTLLSEVWDSFAAEDSKSIQNYIKGIVASRL is encoded by the coding sequence ATGTGTACGTTAGAGAAGCGAGGCAGCATTTTCCTGCTCACACTGACCGGCGCAGATGAGCACAGGCTTAGCCCAACCCTGATGGACGCGATCCTTGCTGCTCTCAGCCGAGTTCGATCCGAATCTAAGGAAACTCCTGCTTCTGCTCTGGTCATGACGGGGGAGGGCAAGTTCTTCTGCAACGGCTTGGACGTTCAATGGGCAAAAGCGGGCGGAACAGTCGATTTCAGCGAGCGTTTGCACATCTTAGGTTCCAAATTCAAGGCACTCTCTACCGATATCTTATCTCTGCCAATGCCAACCATCGCAGCCATCTCAGGCCACGCATCTGCTGGTGGCTTCATAATGGCTCTGTGCCACGATTATATCCTCATGAGGAAAGACAGAGGGGTACTCTACCTGAGTGAGCTCGACATCGGCTTCTTAATTCCTCGATATTACATGGCGCTAATACGGTCTAAGGTGGTATTACCTGCGGCAAGGCGTGATACGGTGCTTCGTGCGGTGAAGCTAACAGCGGAGGAGGCATTGGCAAGGGGTATCATCGATTCCGCACATGGTACGGTGGGAGAGACCGTAAATGCTGCTCTGCGGTTGGGGGAAGAGTTGGCAAGCAGGAAGTGGAACGGAGAGTTGTACGCACTGATGAGGAAGACACTTCTTTCTGAGGTGTGGGATTCGTTTGCCGCTGAAGACTCCAAGTCTATTCAAAATTATATCAAGGGTATAGTAGCTTCACGACTGTAA
- the LOC122641043 gene encoding enoyl-CoA delta isomerase 3-like, translating into MCTLEKRGSIFLLTLTGADEHRLNPTLMDAILTALSRVRSESKGVPASALVMTAEGKFFCNGLDLPWAKAAGPVGFHERMRLIGSKFKALSTDLLSLPMPTIAAISGHASAGGFILALCHDYILMRKDRGILYLNELDISFPIPRHYMALIRSKVVLPAGRRDTVLRAVKLRAEEALAKGIIDSAHGTVEETIDAAVRLGEELAGKKWNGEVYAQMRKTLHSEVWDAFEAEDSMSIENDIKGIASRL; encoded by the coding sequence ATGTGCACGTTAGAGAAACGCGGCAGCATTTTCTTGCTCACGTTAACCGGCGCAGATGAGCACAGGCTTAACCCAACCCTAATGGATGCGATCCTTACTGCTCTAAGCCGAGTCCGATCCGAATCAAAGGGAGTTCCTGCTTCTGCTCTGGTCATGACGGCGGAAGGCAAGTTCTTCTGCAATGGATTAGACCTTCCATGGGCCAAAGCGGCCGGACCAGTCGGTTTCCACGAGCGTATGCGCCTCATAGGTTCCAAATTCAAAGCACTCTCTACCGACCTCTTATCTCTTCCAATGCCAACCATCGCAGCCATCTCAGGCCACGCATCTGCTGGTGGCTTCATATTAGCTCTGTGTCACGATTATATCCTTATGAGGAAAGATAGAGGGATTCTTTACCTGAATGAGCTAGACATCAGCTTTCCGATTCCGCGACATTACATGGCACTAATACGGTCCAAGGTGGTATTACCTGCAGGAAGGCGTGATACGGTGCTTCGTGCGGTGAAACTGAGAGCGGAGGAGGCATTGGCGAAGGGTATCATAGATTCCGCACATGGTACGGTGGAAGAGACCATAGATGCTGCAGTGCGGTTAGGGGAGGAGTTGGCAGGTAAGAAGTGGAACGGAGAGGTGTATGCACAGATGAGGAAGACACTTCATTCTGAGGTGTGGGATGCGTTTGAAGCTGAAGACTCCATGTCTATTGAAAATGATATCAAGGGTATCGCTTCACGACTATAG